From Roseburia hominis, the proteins below share one genomic window:
- a CDS encoding IS91 family transposase: MGYRRHLVLLTSLEVLLLTNSKISQIWHYSYENFSALHHQSGVQEKTSHAILNCKTGKLGCNISQCTVCGHTQVHHNSCRNRNCPNCQAVRMEIWADKRRAEVIDTPYFHVVFTLPHELNSLIYCNQKLLYNLLHRCSAETLLELSQNQRYLGATPGIIQVLHTWNQELDYHVHMHCIVSGGGLTADQKIRKSKGTFFIPVKVLRDKFKGKYLAHLENYYRNRMLSFSSSCKELQNSYCWKEWKNNLYEKDWCPYIKETFNGFGNAIEYLGRYTHKIAISNSRILSVTQSETTFSARGIKPGDPKREITLPNTEFIRRFLMHVLPSGFQKIRYYGFLNNRMKSKNLKLIFKLQGYQKFKRQYTDLSIAELLKAVWNYDIRVCPECGCASMEQLGRTYAKPS; this comes from the coding sequence ATGGGGTACAGGCGGCACTTAGTCCTTTTGACCAGTTTGGAGGTGCTCTTGTTGACAAACAGTAAAATTTCCCAAATCTGGCACTATTCCTATGAAAATTTTTCTGCCTTACATCACCAGTCCGGTGTTCAGGAAAAGACTTCTCATGCCATCCTTAACTGTAAAACCGGAAAACTCGGCTGTAACATCAGCCAATGTACAGTCTGTGGACATACGCAAGTCCACCACAATTCCTGCCGGAATCGGAACTGCCCCAACTGCCAGGCTGTACGAATGGAAATCTGGGCAGATAAGCGGAGAGCAGAGGTCATTGACACCCCTTACTTTCATGTGGTGTTCACACTCCCACATGAACTGAACTCCCTGATCTACTGTAATCAGAAACTCCTGTACAATCTTCTGCACAGATGTTCCGCCGAAACACTTCTGGAATTATCCCAAAATCAGAGGTATCTCGGAGCAACGCCCGGCATTATTCAGGTTCTTCACACGTGGAACCAGGAACTGGATTATCATGTGCACATGCATTGTATCGTATCCGGAGGCGGTCTGACTGCTGATCAAAAGATCCGGAAATCCAAAGGGACTTTTTTTATTCCCGTTAAAGTGCTTCGCGATAAATTCAAAGGAAAATATCTTGCCCATCTAGAGAATTATTATCGGAACAGAATGCTGTCCTTTTCCTCTTCCTGTAAAGAACTCCAGAACTCTTACTGTTGGAAAGAATGGAAAAACAATCTATATGAAAAAGACTGGTGTCCTTACATCAAAGAGACGTTCAATGGTTTTGGGAATGCAATCGAATATCTGGGACGATATACCCATAAGATTGCTATTTCCAACAGCAGGATTCTCTCTGTCACACAATCAGAAACCACTTTTTCGGCACGTGGAATAAAACCCGGTGACCCTAAACGGGAAATCACTCTTCCGAACACAGAATTCATCCGAAGATTTCTGATGCATGTACTTCCATCAGGATTCCAAAAAATCCGTTACTATGGTTTCCTAAATAACCGTATGAAATCAAAAAATCTGAAATTGATTTTCAAACTACAAGGATACCAGAAATTCAAGCGACAATATACAGA